In Brassica napus cultivar Da-Ae chromosome C2, Da-Ae, whole genome shotgun sequence, the sequence AACTTTCAGCATATGTCGTAGAACCTAGGCTACCTAGCATTAACTACTTTGAGCAAAGCTAATGAATCGAGTTCAAGAATGCTGCAATGGTATAAGACGACTCACCGAagagatatatatgaagaaaagGCCTGAGCTTATTCACCAAACCCCAAAACAGATCATCCCTAGTCATAATCACCGCCTGCGTAACTCTCGGTGCCTTGTACACCACGAAATTCCCATACGTACCCCTGGCCAGTCTCACTAACCTAATTcgcactccaaaatctcttccTGTACCACAACTATCGACTCCTTCATATATATCCACAAGCTTCTCCACGATGTAGCTTCCGTGTTGGTCACACGCCTGGTTGAAAACGCGCAGCCCCTTGACTAACAACGCATGACGCCTCCTTGTCGGTCATGATATCGAGGAAGCCGCGGAAGAAGCGGCGAAGAAGAATGTGTCCATGTCATCTGATATCCCGAGGAGCTTCCTTAGGCGGTGGGAGCCGTTCTTGTTTCTTGCGATGTTCAAGAAGAAACCGGAGTTGACGTCAGAAACCAGGCCATCTTCCGAAGATCGGCTGCTTCCAACTCTGAGATCACCTCTCTAAAGTGACCCGCACCGTCTAGTCATTAAGTTGCGCGACGATCGCATACACGTGTCCGTTTCTTGAGGTGTAGAGGTGGCAGAGCGAAATGAGTTGATTAAAAATCGATTCTCTTCAGTAAGACTGACGACTCTTCTAGGTGGGATGAATCTTGGAGGAGGAGGAACCACCGGAGATTCTTGTTGGACGGATGCTCTTGCGGCGGCTGTCATCATCGGAAAGGGATCGGCGCCGTTCGCCAGTATATACGTTAACTCAACGGAGCTAGTAAGGGTTTTTGTTGTGTGGTTGGATGATGAGAAAGTGTTGAGATATGTGGAGTGATGATGCGTATTTAACTATTTATAGGCAGgaaattaagtaaataaatctatatatatgcATGGCAACGTCGCTGGGTGATTATAATTCATCATTATGAATATTAGGTTAGGTTATATAGTTAATACGTGATGTCTTGGTCTTTACGTATTTTACGTAATTGTATTAATTTGCACCAAGTATTCGTAGTTTTTGCAACAAGACAGGCCATACTGTCTTGCTCTTTCGATCAATCGATCATAAGTATCCAAGTCAGATTTTTTCTTTCCTGTTTTAATATTATCTTATACGATTTCGGGACTTGAATTAGAAAATGCATGTGATTTATGGGCATCTTTTAGCTGAATCATGTTAAGTCCTCCAGTTCGTTCacatttcttaaaatttatgttatattgAAGTTGCCACTAAATAGTAATTCATGACGTAGTATCTGGTTCTCTTCTATAGCCTATATAGAAcagatttttttatgaaatgaaaatataaatttaataatgtCTTGACTATCGTTTAATATTAATCAACATTTTGCCTTCTCTCTGCATCTGTTACTTGAGCCCTTTTGGCTATATAGATGGTATATGAGTGAGTATACATGAATTTTACTTAAAGTGTTTGATCATACTACTATAGTTACATGGATCTCAATTTGAATCCTTAAATGGATTTAGGATTTCACAGAATCTAAAACACTAACCATCCTCTGCATTTTTTCATGGTTGGTTTGAAATTTTCAGCTGACATATAATGATCTTTTAAATTATCGAGACAACTAAGCCGTTACACTTAATCTTGACTCTGTGAAATCTTCGAGGTCTTATACACTTTAAGTTTGACCTCATAGATTATTATTTAGTGTGTTCCGTTAAGCTTATGTTCCAAGCAACTCAATATCTATGAACCCTTTGGCACATCTTGGTCAAGATTCTCTTATCCTGTTGCTTGAACCAACATTGTTATGGCTGATTTAATACACTGTTTGGTAATTTGTGTTTGTAGGAAATTGATTTTCAGACCATTTTCTTTCAGGACAgggaagaaaaaaatcaaaggaAGATAAAGGGATAATGATAATGTTATATTTCCTATATTGTAGGATTGATGTTAATCACATATTTCCAATTCCTAGTTAGCTTATGACGTTCTCTTTGTATATAAACCCTTTGTGGGATAATGAATAAACGAGACGTTTCTACAATCCAGCGCTTCAAGAACTACCTCAACACATGTTTTAAGATGAAAGACTTAggtaaactaaaatatttccTTGGTTTAGAGATTGCAAGGGGACCGGACGGTATCTTCGTATCTCAGAGGAAATATGCGCTAGATATAATCGCTGAATGCGGTCTGTTGGGAGCTAAGCCGGCCCCGGTGCCTACAGAACTTAATCATAAGCTGGCTCTTGTCAAGGGCCGCCCTCTCCTGGATCCTAGCAAGTACCGGCGGCTTGTGGGTCGACTCATTTATCTAACATTTACTCGCCCTGAACTAAGCTACATTGTCCACATACTGTCCCAATTTATGCAGAAACCACAAGAGGATCATTGGATAGCAACTTTGCGAGTAGTCCGCTATTTAAAAGGATGTCCGGATCAGGGAATTATGCTCACGTCCAACAGTGATCTGAGGTTGACGGCGTACTCTGATTATGATTGGTCAGCTTGCCCGATTACCAGGTGTTCCTTAAGTGCTTATGTGGTTATGCTTGGTGATTCAGTTGTCTCATGGAAGACCAAGAAGCAACGTACGGTTTCCAGGTCTTCAGCAGAGGCCGAATATAGATCAATGGCGGACACAACTTGTGAATTGAAATGGCTCAAACGCCTCCTCCTCCAGCTTGGGTTCTCTCATTCTCAACCAATGCGCATGTTCTGTGATAGTCAAGCTGCGATACATATAGCTAAGAACCCGGTGTTTCATGAACGTACGAAACATGTGGAGAATGACTGTCATACGGTACGAGATGCAGTTCAAGCTAAACTTCTCACCACTGAACATATCACTACGAAGAACCAGCCTGCAGATTATTGTCCAAGTTGGGAATTCGCGATATGTCATTACCAACtttaggggggggggggggggggtaatgATAATGTTATATTTCCTATATTGTAGGATTGATGTTAATCACATATTTCCAATTCCTAGTTAGCTTATGACATTCTCTTTGTATATAAACCCTTTGTgtctattatattttagaagaagaACGCAGAATTGATTTGATAACTGTTTGATGAAAAACTTAAGTACATAATTAGAAACTACTAACGAACACTACTAACTACAATTAATTCGTGGATCTTCTTCAGTTTGTGTCTCTCCATCAAAGATGATATTAAGCTTGTCATAAAGTAGAGAAGAAGTCAACTAATATAATCTTGATCCATCAACTGTTGCACATTGTAAGCTTGGTCTTCATCACGTGTCAACTCTTGGGTCCACTCTTCATCCAATTCTGTCAGTATAGATATGTCTCCAAGACGAGCGGatgttggtggtggtggttttTGATCCTTGGAATCAATGATCATGGTGAGAACAGCTTCTAATCCCTTTGACGCGTATATTCCATGAGATCTTCTAtccaatcttcttcttcttctatatacATGGCTTCGACTTGTTCATCCTTCTCGATGATCATGGTTTCTCTTGGTGGGGCCGTATTATCCTCTTCCACGGCCACGGGTGCGGCAAAACCGATATGTTGTAACGCATTGAGCATCGTCGACGTTGAAAAGGAATCTACGTTTGCCATTGTATATTAGATCAGgttgattcaaattttttattaaagtgTTGAGATTTGTGTAGTGCTGCGTATTTATACTAGTTTAagcttttttgttttaatatactTCTCCCATTAGGAAAATATGCCTGGTAAGGTCCaagaaatactttttttttgtaacagatAATGAAGCTTTTGTAGATTGATTATAATTCATTTAGGATTAGtgattattactactactagaacTAGGATTGACTTTGGCACTTTCCAGCTCAATTTTGTTGTCATCAATGATACAGACTCTATCAAAACTCTGAACCAAACAGGAAACTCCGTATATACGTACGATATAAAATAGTTGACTTCGAAGCAAGTATGTCTGTGATAGAGTTTACAAATCCctaactcctttttttttttttttttttgattaatctGGAGGGACTTTCACCCCCAGGGGCCAACCCCTCGGGGCGAGGCGGACCATTTGGTACTATGGGGAATTAGATACCCCAATTGCCTGGCCAGCGTATCGAACCCGCGTGTTCCGTATTAGAGTTTTTTATTTCCCCTCAAGACCATCTGGGCCAACTACGCTGGTTAATCCTTTATTGAATAGAAACGTGATTACAAAGATGATAAATGAATAGTTTTGAGCTGACTCCGGCTAGGCTCTCATGGCGAGCTTCACCTTCGTCACCGATCTCATGGCAATCGGGTTAAGATGACTCATGGCGTCAATCTACATACAACATCAAAGCAtgaactcttctcttcatcTCGGCTCGTCTCTTATACTTCGACTTCTTTCTTCAAGCCCGTAACAGCAAACCTTCTGCACCAAACCAAGGCTCTCCTGACTCTTCCTCATTAAACACGTCAGCATCCTCACTTGCCACATCAGACCCAATATAATAGAAGTCTATCAGTCTGCCCTTATATTTTGAGTTTGAGTCACATGTATGATCACAAATGTGATGAATCTATTCTTGTGTACTCTTCCATGTATATTGGTATTGCAAACGCATGTCATTCTTTTGGTTTAAAAATCATCTTCACCGAATCATAGTACTCTTCGAAGATTACTATGATTTGTTGAAAAATCAAGCATTCCACAATTCAAATGAGTGCTTCAAGTTCCGAGTACAATGGTGTGAGATTGCACCTTGTGTTACTTGCCCCTACCAGCCAATCTAATCAttttaccttctttttttttgaaagaaattaCTATGGAATTAAAATTTATGTAGATCATGATCTCatctatataaaacataatttgcTTTCATGAAACAATATTCTATAACATATACACGTTCTTAACACCTGTAGAGACAAAATCTTTCATGgcttgaaagaaagaaacatcaAAATATCTAAACCAGCTAAAAAAAGAGAACATTTCACTGCAACTTTTGggactattattattattattgcaagccAAGATCTTTTTTCAACTGAGCTagcattgcttcaatctcaTCAATATTCTCTTCTATACTGTTCTCCGTGCTATTACTACTATCCCCTGGCGATTTCCCCGTTGAGGAGCTTTCTTTAAAATCAAATCTTTCTCCACTTTTGCTTGATCCATCATTGTCTCTATCGCTTATGTTAAGTTCTTTCTCAAGAAACTCCACAAACTCTTCCCCAATTTCCTGAGGATAAAAAATGATAAGGAAACATGAGTCTATAGCACATTACCATACTGAGAGAACTAAACCAAATCATACGGAACCAGGTTGCTATAATAATCTGTTTCTCCTATGAATCTGTGCTCTTAGTAACAAGGTTTACTGAAGAAACTAAAACCATTATAAAAAGTGAAGATCCAAGCTTTAACAGACACAAAAATTGTAACTGCAGATTTATATTATTGGGCTTACCGCTAGTTCCTCCCAAAGACTTTTGGGTTTCCCTTGTGAAGAAGCGCTAGCTTCCCAGTTCTTGAACTCTTCTTGAAGATCTTTAAAGAAATCCCCTGTCAATACCACAAAAAGTGAGCTTTGTATGTGCAATTTACTACAGTTATACGATGACATGTGCATCAATACTCTAGACgtgcaaaaaaagaaaaacaatctaAAGACAGAAAGAAAATAGATTTCAAACAGGTTGCGTCTACCTATTGTTATTTGAACATCCTTCACGAATTCACCTGCATTATAAAGTGTGTTTGTGCATAAGATCACACTGACCTCAATCAACCTAACTCCCCCTCATCCAAAACACATGAGAGAGAACATGACTTCTAACCATAGCCATTAACGGGTGTCACTAATTCACATTAAATTTTCAATCACTAGCACATTTTCACAAACCCTATTTAGCATTTGTGCTTAAAACCATGACCAAACAACTACTGCTCTTGGCTAAATTGCAAAATGAATCAAGCCATAGTTTAGCACTATGGTACGCATAAAAAGTTTCCCACTTTACAAAGCAGGACCCTTGAAAACAACCACATTTCATTACAACTTAATGGTGTATTCAGAGATTTACCAAGTCCATAGAAATCTTCCTCGACTTGACTGTTGCTTTTCCGGCTTGTTTGACCCGTAGAGGAGTAACCAGAAGCACGAGTATCTGAACCGTACTTACGCCGTGACTCAGAGTTAATCAAAGTGGTGTACGCATGCTTTATCCTCAGAAACTTCTCCTGCGCATTCGCCTGTAACACCAACGCAAGACTCAATACTCAGAGATGCACACATAACATATAAAGCATCATACATAGTTCCAAATTCGAAAAGTAACCTCTTTGTTAACATCAGGGTGATACTTGAGAGCAAGTTTGCGGTAAGCCCTCTTTATATCTTGAGGAGTCGCTGATGGGGACACACCAAGAACCTCGTAAGGAGAGGAGGCTCTAGCTCGAGGTACTATGATTCGATTCCTCCTTCGTCTTTCATCACATCTCCGTCGGTTATAGAACGAACCGCCGACGTTGCACCGATTCGTTACAGGAAAACCCAGAAATTTTATCGGATAAAGGAATTGGATTTGAGGAAGATGAGGCGAAAGGAAGAAGCTTTGTGGTGTTGGAGACAGAACACAAGATGTTGCGAACATAGTTTCCTCTTGTCTCAATGGATCGAATGTCTTCCTTTTTGGATAATCGAATTCGGGTTTCTCTTAACCGACCTTTCTGGTTTCCGGTTTAATAATAACCGTACCGTTCTTGTCTAACTAACCTAACCTCTAACTCTCTTCTTGTTTGTTTGATAAAACGTTCGAAGCTTTGATCTTCACGACTTCACCCATGAACATAATTGCTTCTTTGCCGAGGAAGAAAGCTTCTATGATCTTCTGGTGACATCTGGGTTTTCAAGCTTGGCGCGAGTTGCAGCTAAGTTTGTTGCGTTTTACGTGAAATGTACGGGAAGTTGCTGATGCtaaaaaggtgttcgatgaaatgcctaaCGTAGATCTTCGGTGGATGGAATCATTATTACTAGGAGTATGGATGTTATATTGGGTTTTCTAGCCCAGTCCAGCCCTGTAAAATATAAACTCAACCATATTCTAGCTCTAATCATATTTCAGCCCTAATAATATATGCATGAAAGGTTGGGTCAGGGTTAGATCAGAGTTAGTCCATTTTgtaatatcttttaaaacacTAGCAAATAATATTAACATCTGATTTAGATAATTATAGTAAGTTGctcacagaaaaaaaataattatagtaatatcattaaaagatatataatataatcaaaCAATGTTTTGTGGAACAAAATTTTGCGGGAAATTAAATTTTCGCGGTTATGGCCAAAAATAagatttcaacaaaaaaattaagtttttgcatttttttggtgaaaacacacaattttgagattttgacgaaaaactcgatttttgtgatttttgcgGAAAATCATACGATTTTAGCGGAAAACTAGAATATTgcagttttgacgggaaaagtcATTTTGTTGAGAACATTTGAtttgcaattttggcggaaaactcgtttttccggttttggcgggaaaacttaatattcaaattttggCGAGAAATTTTGATTTCCAGGTTTTGgacgaaaaactcgatttttcggttttggacgaaaaactcgatttttcggttttgacgagaaatctcgattttcttgttttatcggaaaaactcgattttctggttttggtgaaaaaactcgatttctcggttttggcgaaaaactcgatttcgGAAAACGCCGTTAcccgattttggcgggaaaaactcgattttcttggttttggcgggaagctcaatttctcggttttggcggaaaactcgaTTTCTCAGTTTTGGCGAAAAACTTGATTTCtccgattttggcggaaaaactcgtttTCCCGATTTTGACAGAAAACTCaattttctcggttttggcggaaaaactcgatttggcgaaaaactcatttttgcgattttgatgaaatattttttttttgcaattttaataaaaatcaaatttatgaatttggaaggaattttttttttgaaattttaagccctacactaaaaaaaaatgttgtttaacaaaaaaaaaaaacaaaattatctaGTATTCTAATAGGGTCAAACCTGTCGAAACCCTTTATTTCTTTAGTTCAGCCCTAAACTGGCCCTAAACACCTTAAGAGTAATGCATTAGGGTAAGGGTTCTTAGATTATTGGATGGGCTGGGCAACCCTAAATCTCACGACCCTATATAACATCCCTAATTTAGGAGTATTTGGATGTTTTAAGAGAAATGAATTGAGAAGGTGTAAATTTTGATGCTTTCATCATTGCTAGCCCTTTTAAATACTCTGCTTGGTCACGGATTAGGGAAGATGATACATTGGATGGTGCTCAAGTGTTCGTTTGAATCTGATGCTTTTGTAGTTAGCTCGCTTGTTGATATGTATTCGAAGTTTGGAGAGGCAGAGAATGCAAGGAAGGTGTTCAGTGATTTGGATGAACAAGATTCAATGCTATGATCTCTGGTTACGCTAACAATAGTTAAGCACATGAAGCAATGAGCTTGTGGTCTTGTGGAGGCATATGAGATGATCAACGCTATACCAGTGGAGCCGGATTTGTTTGTGTGGGCTACTTTGTTAGTTGCTGTAGGAATCATTGAGCTTGCAAGGATTGCAGCAGAGCTCGAACCAGAGAACTGATCAGGGAATGGTGATTGCTTCTGTTCAGTTTGTACGCCAATGATGGTAGTTGGGAAAGTTTGTTGGCTATTATTTTCGTATATAGACAGACTTATTATAAAAAGACAGAGTAAGCCTTTAACTGAAAGTCCAGCCACGGGCCACGTGTTTGTTCAATGTGCTGGTCCTGGTCCTGGTCCTTCCTTACAGTTACAATTAAGGAAAACATTTAAAGCCTTCGATTTCTTTCTAATtatgaataaagaaataaaatcttCAGACCAGAGGAACAGCGAATGTCTCAACCTATAAATCAGATTCAGACCAGATCAAGGTGAAAGTATTGAAAGAATGGAGGAAGAAAAAGTGAAGAGAAGGATTGTTTTAGTTCCAGTTCCAGCACAAGGTCATGTCACTCCTATTATGCAACTTGGGAAAGCTCTTCACTCCAAAGGCTTCTCCATCACTGTTGTTCAGACACAGTATAACCGAGTTACCTCTTCCAAAGACTTCTCTGATTTTCACTTTCTCACCATCCCAAGTAGTTTAACCGAGTCTGATCTCAAAAACCTCGGTCCACTCCAGTTTATGATGAAGCTCAATCAAATCTGTGAGGTGACTTTTAAGCAATGTTTAGGTCAACTGCTGAAGGAACAAGGTGACCATGATGAGGTTGTTTGTGTTGTCTATGATGAGTACATGCATTTCTCAAAAGCTGCAGCTATGGAGTTTCAACTTCCTAGTGTTGTCTTCAGTACTACAAGTGCTACTGCCTTTCTCTGCCGCTCTGTTTTAGCCAAAGTCAATGTAGAGAAGTTCTTGATCGACATGAAAGGTAACCAAGATTCTTAACCTTTTTAGTACTGGCCTGCGAATTTTGTCCAAACTGGACCAGCAGAACCggaccgaaccgaaccgaaatttttAGCTTTCCGTTGGTTACGGTTTTGGATTTGGTTAGTTCGGTATGATTTTGAAAAGTAATTCGGTCTTTGGTTCGGTTTGCAATTTTCAGAAAAaggtaataaataaaaacaaaaactaaccgaattaaccaaaactatcctatttttaaaataattataccgAAATCTAAATCCCAAAATAGGTTGTTTTTGGAACAATATATGAAACCAAATTAACCGAAAAcagaataaattttatttttggttcatTTTGGTGGGATTTTGGTGGGATTATGGCCTAACCGAAttaaccaaaaccgaaaatataCGAACCGAAGAAAACCAAAACCACAGGCCTACTTTTTACCTTCGTATTAAAATCCATTAAGACCAGTCTAAATGCTGTTTGGTTTTGTGTACTATGCAGATGTTGAAATGCAAGACAAGTTGTTTCCAGGGTTGCATCCTCTAAGGTACAAGGATCTACCAACTTCAGCATTTGGGCCAATAGAGAGTATGCTCAGGGTTTACAGTAAAACCGTCAACACTGGAACAGCTTCCGCTGTCATCATCAACTCAGCCAGCTGTCTAGAGAGCTCGTCTTTGGCGCGGTTGCAACAAGAACTACAAGTTCCGGTATATCCCATTGGTCCGCTTCACATCGCAGCTTCTGCACCATCTAGTCTGCTTGAAGAGGACAGAAGCTGCATCGAGTGGTTGAACATGCAGAAGCCAAGATCAGTTATGTACATAAGCTTGGGAAGCTTAGCTCTAATGGAAACCAAAGACGCCTTGGAGATGGCTTGGGGGTTGAGTAATAGCAACCAACCTTTCTTGTGGGTGATCAGACCAGGTTCCATTCCTTCCTCGGAGTGGACAGAGTCCTTACCGGAGGAGTTCAGCAAGTTGGTTTCAGAGAGAGGTTACATTGTGAAATGGGCGCCGCAGATGGAAGTTCTCAGACATCCTGCTGTAGGAGGGTTTTGGAGTCACTGTGGATGGAACTCGACGCTAGAGAGCATTGGGGAAGGTGTTCCAATGATCTGTAGGCCTTTTACAGGTGATCAGAAAGTGAATGC encodes:
- the LOC106387071 gene encoding UDP-glycosyltransferase 76E2, giving the protein MEEEKVKRRIVLVPVPAQGHVTPIMQLGKALHSKGFSITVVQTQYNRVTSSKDFSDFHFLTIPSSLTESDLKNLGPLQFMMKLNQICEVTFKQCLGQLLKEQGDHDEVVCVVYDEYMHFSKAAAMEFQLPSVVFSTTSATAFLCRSVLAKVNVEKFLIDMKDVEMQDKLFPGLHPLRYKDLPTSAFGPIESMLRVYSKTVNTGTASAVIINSASCLESSSLARLQQELQVPVYPIGPLHIAASAPSSLLEEDRSCIEWLNMQKPRSVMYISLGSLALMETKDALEMAWGLSNSNQPFLWVIRPGSIPSSEWTESLPEEFSKLVSERGYIVKWAPQMEVLRHPAVGGFWSHCGWNSTLESIGEGVPMICRPFTGDQKVNARYLESTWRNGVQMEGELEKEAVERAVKRLLVDEVGAEMRKSVVDLKEKLEASVRSGGSSCSSLDNFVNSLKTKNFMQQ
- the LOC106387057 gene encoding dnaJ homolog subfamily B member 8 isoform X2; amino-acid sequence: MFATSCVLSPTPQSFFLSPHLPQIQFLYPIKFLGFPVTNRCNVGGSFYNRRRCDERRRRNRIIVPRARASSPYEVLGVSPSATPQDIKRAYRKLALKYHPDVNKEANAQEKFLRIKHAYTTLINSESRRKYGSDTRASGYSSTGQTSRKSNSQVEEDFYGLGDFFKDLQEEFKNWEASASSQGKPKSLWEELAEIGEEFVEFLEKELNISDRDNDGSSKSGERFDFKESSSTGKSPGDSSNSTENSIEENIDEIEAMLAQLKKDLGLQ
- the LOC106387057 gene encoding dnaJ homolog subfamily B member 8 isoform X1 — encoded protein: MFATSCVLSPTPQSFFLSPHLPQIQFLYPIKFLGFPVTNRCNVGGSFYNRRRCDERRRRNRIIVPRARASSPYEVLGVSPSATPQDIKRAYRKLALKYHPDVNKEANAQEKFLRIKHAYTTLINSESRRKYGSDTRASGYSSTGQTSRKSNSQVEEDFYGLGEFVKDVQITIGDFFKDLQEEFKNWEASASSQGKPKSLWEELAEIGEEFVEFLEKELNISDRDNDGSSKSGERFDFKESSSTGKSPGDSSNSTENSIEENIDEIEAMLAQLKKDLGLQ